The genomic stretch CTACAGACAGGTGCCTGGAGCCTAGGAGAATCATGGGGTCTGGAGCTGAGCTGTGCACTCTCCTAGGTGGCCTTACATTCCTCCTGCTTCTTATGCCAGGCGAGGGGGCCAAGAGTGGATCCCACAAAGACAGGTGACAGTAGGGgtaggggcaggggcaggggcaggtTAAGGACTTCATGAACCTTGATGGGGATGGGGCTTCGTGGGTGACCAGTTGAAGTGGATCCTTTAGAAGGGAATGAGGCTGTCCCTCCAGGGAAGGAAGTATGTCTCTGTGGAGCCTTGAGGGGAGTGGAGTGCCTGACTCGGCAGGGCCTGGCCCATTCAGTGTCCCCCTTTCTGGCATGGGAGTAGTCCGAGGGTCTGCTCGAAGCAGATGCTGGTGGTCCCGCTCCGGTACAACGAATCCTACAGCCAGCCAGTGTACAAGCCCTACCTGACTCTCTGCGGTGGGAGGCGCGTCTGCAGCACCTACAGGTGAGAGATAGGAATCTGGGCCCCAGGATCTCCCCAGAGGAATCCCAGGAACCATAATCAGGCCCCAAGGCCAATACCTAGAGCCCAGTGCTGTGTTTCCAGGACCATATACCGGGTAGCGTGGCGGGAGGTCCGGAAGGATGTGCAGCAGACTCATACCGTGTGCTGCCAGGGCTGGAAGAAGCGGCATCCAGGGGCACTCACCTGTGACGAAGGTGAGGGGTCTTCCTAGGCCTCCAGGGAGGTGCACTGGGCTGGACCGGGCCACCAGACCTCTGGTCCCATCCTCCAGCCCCCTTCTTGCACCCACAGCTATCTGCGCCAAACCCTGCCAGAATGGAGGCGTCTGTGTTCTGCCAGAGCAGTGCGAGTGCGCCCCTGGCTGGGGTGGGAAGCACTGTCATGTGGGTGAGTGTCTCCGCCTGCGCCCCCGTGTGTGCCCCAGACTGCCCGCCCCGCCCTCTCAGCACTCTCTTCACTGTCCTTAGACGTGGATGAATGTCGCACTGGTGTCACCTTCTGCTCGCACCACTGCCACAACACGGCGGGCAGCTTCACCTGTAGCTGCCCCACCGGCCTGGTGCTGGGTTCCGACGGGCACACTTGCGCCGATGGCTCTCCCGGGTCCCCAACCACTCCCAGTGTCCTCAGTGTGGCCGGTGAGTGCGTGGGAATTTGAgccctgaggagtgctgggaggatGCAGGATCTCAagtgctggctatgtgctcctctGTCCCAGTTCGGGAGGCTGAACACAAGGACCGCACCCGCATCCTAAAGCGGGAGATTAAGGAACTGCAAGGGCGCCTGGAGAGGCTGGAACAGGTGAGCAGAGATGCCTGCGATTAAGCCCGCAGGACCCAGAGCCACATCCCAGCACCCTGAAACATCTTCTCTTCTAGTGGGCAGGTCAGGCTGGGGCCTGGGTCCGAGCAGTGCTGCCCAGGCCACCTGAAGAGATACAGCCTGAGCAGGTGGCAGAGCTCTGGGGCTGGGGTGACAGGATCGAGTCTCTCAGTGACCAGATGCTGCTTTTGGAGGAGAAGTTGGGCACCTGTGAGTCAGTCATACTGTGAGCTGGAACCTCGTCCCCTACTGTGCACTTCCACGTTGCAGTTTCCTCTTCCTGAAACTCTCCTGTACTCAggtctccccctcccttccttgccCCACCCCTGGGTTGAGTGGATCCATTTCCTGGTGAGGGGGAGTCTGCAGTGCTCACAGCTCACTGTAGGCTGGAGATGTCCCCAGCAAAGGTTGGCTTCTCTCCTTGTCATCAACCAGGTTCCTGTGAGGACAATAGCCTGGGCCCAGGCCTCAAtcggaagcagagataaagaagCAAGTGAAGATAAAGAAATTGGTGCACTGGATCCTGCCCCCTAATTTATAGACCCACTAATCCTCTGGGACTGGCTGGCTGGAGAGTTGCAGATTAGTCATCTGCCAGCAAGCAGtgttaggccagagagatagtaaagcctagggcacttgctttgtactctGCAGGCCTGggttgatctttggcatcccatacagtcatccagaactgccaggagtaataatacctgagcccagagccagaactaacctctgaacatcactgggtatggcccgaaaacaaaaattaaaaaagtaatgtgcaggggctggagtggtggtgcaaccggtagggtgtttgccttgcatgtgctaacctaggacggaccatggttagatcccctggcgtcccataagctctcccaagccaggaacaatttctgagcacatagccacaagtaattcctgagtgtcacctggtgtggccccaaaaccaaaaaacccccccaaacCGTATTGTGCAACTTTGTAGGAGTAAGTGCCTTGTCCTGGCCAGGCCAGCCAGTCTTCATGTGGGCAGGCCACCTGGAAGAACTGAGAACTGCTTTCTTCAACGCCTTAACACAACCACAGAGCACCTAgatatctctctctcactctttctctctctcaatctttattcttgttttttgttttcttttgttgttatccGATAATTAATAAAATCCAACGACGCAAAACCAAATCCCACTCTCTCCTTTGCTCCCGGCCCACCTCCTTGGCTGTGGGCATAGGTCTGGGGTGGGAGGCAGGGAGTGGTTAATGCCAcaaggaggaaatgaaaactgGCTCAGAGGAAAGcctcaaaagaaagagaaataaattaaaagcccTCCTGTCCCCTTCAGCCAGGGTTCAGCTTTCCCCAACTCCCCAAGAGCAAGGTGTGAGAGAACAGTAACAGATGTCTGCCTCTTCCTCTGGTGTCTGTTTCAAATGGTATGGCAAGGCTGCATGGGCTGGGCGGGCCAGAACCACTGAAAAATTGTACCATAGGGACAAGGAAAAGCTGAAATGTGAAGACCAAAACTGGCAACCAGGAGAGTGCTCAATCCTTGGCACAGGCAGGGATGAGACCTTGCAGTCAATGTCCAGCCTCTACCGATAGGGGGCTGGGGGTTTCCATATGAGGAGGGTGAAGTGCTGAGGAGTGTTCCCAAGATGAGCCCAGGAGGAGTGTTCCAGGCATCAGCTTCCAGCAGTGTGAGGAAATCTCCACACATGATGAGTCCATTGAATCCATGGGCTTGGGAGAGGTGGGGAACTGTTCCAGAGAATGGTTGAGTCCACTAGCCAATGTGGGGTGGAGAGGGAGAGATCACAAGGAAGAGGTCCACTGAGGACAGGCTGGAGTGTCCCCACCTTGTGTAGGCTGAGCCACTGGATAGCAGGGAGGTAACTGTCCCAGACAGAATGGCACAGGAGGTGGGTGTGGGACAAAGTATAGACTGCACCGAGGCCAGAGAGTCTGTGAGGGGAGCTGGGAAGGGTCAGGGAGCGGTGCTGAGTCCACATTCACTTCAGAAGTTGAAGATTCCAAGGAAGAGAACAAGTGGGATGAGGGAAAACAAATAAGAGGACTGAGCCCTTTTTCAGGACCCACTGGGCTGGGAGGAACAGGGAAAAGGATAGGGTAGAGGAGATTCAGAGTCGGGCCTCGCCCACCCCTCCGGGCTTCTGCAGAGAGTCACCACCACCCCTGCCATCTGCGGAGATTTCTCGGAAAACGGTGAGCATGGAGTGTCGGACTGTATCGGCCAGAACAGGGACGTCATCTGGTGTCAATCCTTCTGTGGGCACTGGAGGCAGCACCCGCACTTGACATTGCCCTGGAAGGGATTGAGCAACATCACGGCTTGTTTACCCAGGCATTGGCCCACCTGTGGCAGCCAGTGCCTGCCTTCCCCAGCTTGTTCTGTTCATTCCTTATCTATTCAGTTCTCACTTGCCTTCTCTGGAACCAATATGTGAGTCTGTCCTGCATAAACCCTTCTCAAAGTCCTGCACAAAGCCTTCCCAAAATCTAGTCCAGACCCCTTGTCAGCACCCACCGAGTCCCCTTCTAAGCTTAGCTTCATTACCTGCTGAGTGTAGCATTTACTATAGTATTGCTATAGTCTTGCTATTGCTATTGTCTTGCTCCTCCAACTGACCATAATAGCCCTTCTAGAAGAGACCAAGTGTCACACCTTAGCAAGGAATGGTAAATGCGTAGTTTGTACCATGAGCTGACATGGGATGGCGCCACATGATCCTTTGGACATCTATGCTCTGACCCTGGCCCATCTTCCTGCCTCACAGAAATGTCCCTGTCCCTGTAATCTCTCTCAGAGAGGTCcttcatttttcccctttttctgtGTGAGGAGCGTGTGAGGATGGGGGTGGAAACCCAGCTGTGCTCCAAGGATACTCCCaattttgtgctcagaggtcactcttgacaGTACCATGAACATATGtcatgctggggatctaacagtactctgccgcatgcaaggcaagcaccttaatccctatactatctttttgcccccttttgtttttacttGGCAATGCCAAGAACTAGACCCAGGCATTACATATACAAGACAAGTATTTTACCACTTCTCTACATCCAATCTCCTCCCCATTGCCTTTCCAGCAACCCAGTCCCAGGTCCACCCAGAACTTTCACCTGAAGTAAAACGGCGCTCCTTCTTACAGTAGAAGTCTCGATAGGAGGACATGACTATGGGAACAATGGGCACCTGAGGAAGGGGAAAAGCCATCAGTCCACATCAGCTTTGTCCCAAGACCCATCTGACATGTCTATgacaagagaggaagaaagggtagAGGGCTGGGAGCTCAGGGAGAAGGGGCACGAAAAGTAGTAATCACCTGGGCCTGCACTGCAAGGTGGAAGGCGCCCCGTTTGAAGGGCAACATGGAGCCATTGTGGTTTCTTGTACCCTCAGGGAAAACCCAGACCCGCACCTGAGAAAGACATGAACATAGAGTTGTGCTGCAGGTATGTTGGCACTACCCATCAATTCACTTAGAACTGTCCTACTCCAGAGACTCCTCCAAGTCCTGATTTCCCAGGGTGACTTACATCCTGGGTAAGCAAGGTCTGGGCGACCTCAGACATGACACTGATGGCATCTCCAGTCCGTTTTCGGTCAATAAAGATGACTCCTGCCAGCCAGCAGGCCAGTCCGGCAGAACCAGCCCACAGTAGCTCACGCTTGGCAATGGGCACACAGCGACCTGGCAGAACCTCCATCATTCCTTGGGTAGAGATGAAAATGGGGTGAAGATCGGGGTGGAGATAACTATTTGGCTGGTCACTGCCCGAGGTGATGAGAATGAAGATCCAGGAAGAGGGATTGGAGGAGGAAAGGATGACTAAAGGTACTTTAAGGGTCACTCTATCCCAGGGAGAAAAGCCTGAGAGGGAATAAAGGGGCCGTGTCCCAAATGAGGAGGGAACTGAGGACCTATAGGGCAGGATAGTCTGGGGTGGAATCCAAGAAGAAAGGCTGTGCCCTAAGGTAGGGTCTCACCAAGCAGATCAAGGGAGCTCTGGTGGTTGGAGACGACAACATAGggctgggagggagggaagtggtGGGCCCCTCGCACCTCCACTCGGATCCCATACAGGTACTTGACATGGAGCAGCATCAGGCGCAAGATTCTGTGGGGTCATGAGAAGGGAGTTCCAGATCTATCACATGCCTCAGCTTCCCCATCCCCTAAGCATCTTTGTAACCCACCCCCTTCTGTGTCCCTGGACACATGggctctctctgtccctccctctcccctcaacATACCAGGCCTCCCCATACCCCTAGAGCCCCACATCTCTGCTCCTCCTCACTTCATGTTCTCAACGTTGCGACCTCGCACAGCACACACAGGGATggcaagcacagccaggaagagGATCCAGCCATTGTAGAAGGCCATTTTGAAGAAGTACTTGGCACTGGGGCTGCAGAACCACAGGGCGGGTAGCAGGAAGAGCAGCAGAAGGAAGAGAAGCAGCAGCACCATCCATGCCCCTGGCCACAGCTCCATTCTGGCCACCTGTAGAGGGAATGGGATGAGGGACAGTGAGTCTGGTTCCTGGAGGGCATTGGGCAGGCAAGATATGGGAACAGAGCTGCCAGTATGATTTGTACAAAGGTCAGAGATGCAGGACCGGGTTAGGACTCCCACTATCCACACCCAAGATGAGGTGATGGGGCTGGAGCTCAGGGTAGCTCTCACCCCACTGCTCTGTGAAGACTCCAGAAACTCAAGTCATGGACACCCACAATGCACTGATATACAGCAAAAAGAGAAattcaggggccgggtggtggcgctaaaggtaaggtgcttgccttgcct from Suncus etruscus isolate mSunEtr1 chromosome 18, mSunEtr1.pri.cur, whole genome shotgun sequence encodes the following:
- the AGPAT1 gene encoding 1-acyl-sn-glycerol-3-phosphate acyltransferase alpha isoform X1, whose protein sequence is MKVARMELWPGAWMVLLLLFLLLLFLLPALWFCSPSAKYFFKMAFYNGWILFLAVLAIPVCAVRGRNVENMKILRLMLLHVKYLYGIRVEVRGAHHFPPSQPYVVVSNHQSSLDLLGMMEVLPGRCVPIAKRELLWAGSAGLACWLAGVIFIDRKRTGDAISVMSEVAQTLLTQDVRVWVFPEGTRNHNGSMLPFKRGAFHLAVQAQVPIVPIVMSSYRDFYCKKERRFTSGQCQVRVLPPVPTEGLTPDDVPVLADTVRHSMLTVFREISADGRGGGDSLQKPGGVGEARL
- the EGFL8 gene encoding epidermal growth factor-like protein 8 → MGSGAELCTLLGGLTFLLLLMPGEGAKSGSHKDSPRVCSKQMLVVPLRYNESYSQPVYKPYLTLCGGRRVCSTYRTIYRVAWREVRKDVQQTHTVCCQGWKKRHPGALTCDEAICAKPCQNGGVCVLPEQCECAPGWGGKHCHVDVDECRTGVTFCSHHCHNTAGSFTCSCPTGLVLGSDGHTCADGSPGSPTTPSVLSVAVREAEHKDRTRILKREIKELQGRLERLEQWAGQAGAWVRAVLPRPPEEIQPEQVAELWGWGDRIESLSDQMLLLEEKLGTCESVIL
- the AGPAT1 gene encoding 1-acyl-sn-glycerol-3-phosphate acyltransferase alpha isoform X2, whose protein sequence is MELWPGAWMVLLLLFLLLLFLLPALWFCSPSAKYFFKMAFYNGWILFLAVLAIPVCAVRGRNVENMKILRLMLLHVKYLYGIRVEVRGAHHFPPSQPYVVVSNHQSSLDLLGMMEVLPGRCVPIAKRELLWAGSAGLACWLAGVIFIDRKRTGDAISVMSEVAQTLLTQDVRVWVFPEGTRNHNGSMLPFKRGAFHLAVQAQVPIVPIVMSSYRDFYCKKERRFTSGQCQVRVLPPVPTEGLTPDDVPVLADTVRHSMLTVFREISADGRGGGDSLQKPGGVGEARL